The genomic window GCGTGGAAGGCGTCAAAGTTCACGTTACACAGAAAGATCGAGTCATCCGTCGCTTTCGAGCGCCTCGTGGTCCCGAGCGAAGCAGGGAGAGTGCGTTTAAGTGACGGCGACTCGGATGCATTTTTAAAACGTGGCCGCTCTATGAATAATGAAAGGGGCTATTGTTTCCCGAGGTGATGAAGACACTTTCTTTTGAGCCGCCCCGACACCTTAGCTGGCAGGGCGACGCCTCGCTCTCACTCGGTGAAAAGAGCGGCGGAACTCAACACGTCGCCTAATTGTCGGCGGAGGGGATTTAATCCGCCGAAGTGACGGTGGTCAAATAAGACGAGCGGACGGCGCTGTCAATCAAAAGTTGTTTCCACTCAAGTCCATTTGCCGATTAAAATTCCACCCACTTGTCACGGAACTCGAAATGGCCTCGAGACGCCCGATCTGCTGATGGAGCGACACAAAAGAGGTTTTCGCTATTTGATcttttgtcaaaatgttttttttttacctatctGTCTGGAATTTACCGTACAGGTACGACCACTCGCAAATCAAAATGGACTCTGATTCTGGTTTGGTTCCATTCAGAGTCTGCTTGAAGCTGATAATGATCTGAAATGCGGTTACGGGAACGAATCCAACACACGGCAGAAACATGGAATTAATTATGTCGAAAATAACTCGCCGTTCCCGTTAGCGTCGAGACGGATCGCGACACGTCCGTCGGCGGTCACGGCCGCGCTAAGAAGTCTTTACAGTAAAGCCCGGCGTGACGTCCTCGCCACGCGTTGCCTTTGGCATCTTTCTACACACAAAAGCGCGCGGAGCATTCCCGCGTGTTGTAATTGTCTGTGGAGTCAGCCCGCCGCCCCCTCCGCAGCGAGCCATTACGAGATATCTGGGAGGCAATAAAACATGCGTTCTTCTAAGCACGCAGCTTCCAGAGaggcggggggaggggggggctgcTGAGTCACAGAGCGGGAACAACGAGGCGTACCTGACAATGTTTGGAGAATAGGGCAAGGCCGTTATCGACAACACAGCGAGTGGATCATTTTTGGAAAATGGACCAAATTGACCGAGGAAGGTTTAGGGTTGCCTCTTGAGGGAAAACACAATGgaagcaaagcactacttttgtctaaaacgCTGCTCCTCATCTTATCGACATAccgccttttttaaatttttattctatttatttattttttatctcatgcgcggatcggttggcactttttaaatttcgttgtacatgtgacaatgacaaataaagatctattctattcctTGGCACCGATGTAtgacaagatggcggcaaaaTTGTCAAACGACGTCAGAATTTAAGATGAAATTCACGCCGCTGATTTCGGACCTGTCGATCAAATCTTTTTTCATTTCTGAATTCGGAGTACGAGCGAGAGACGCACGATGTTGATTTAGCGGGCCTCCCCGAGACGGACggacgctggctggctggacgtAATGAAAAGTGTACGTGACGGCCGCGAGGCGTCTTCGTCCCGGCGGCTGCAGGCCAGACGGAAATGAGCCCTCTGTTATTTGGACTCGCCGTTGTCATTAATTCTGTCGGCATCAAACGCAGCACATGTTATTTACACTAAAGACCGCAATCTGCCTTTGAAGGATGCCAAGCATGTgtttgcctgcgtgtgtgtgtgtgtgtgtgtgtgtgtgagtgacttCTGAGAGCCAGACAGCTTTGTTGTGGAATTTCTGCTGTCTTCTCGCATCCATGTTCACTTTCTCCGCGCCGGCGTCGTGTCACGACACGTCGGACCCAGCTAAACGCCGGATTTGCCTTCTCTCTCGTCTGCCAGTCTCCCTCGTTCGTGATTGTAAATATTTAGCGGTCGGGCTCGGCATACCTGTCACGTTATCGTGTTTTCTTCACTTGACCaaaattgtgtttattgttAATTACGTTTTTGGTGATGTGTCAACTGCTCACGCGTCCACATTTGGAAGAGGTCCGATTCAGATCCGAGTAGATctgattaactcattcactgccgacCCGGTTTAATATCTtcgacgtctataaccgtcaacggcactgaatgagttaagttCATCGTTTCCGACAATGCATCTTAAGAAATAATAACACTTAATtacacaagacaaaaaaaagaagttcagcAACTCTTTGGTCTGGATGGACTTACTGAGTGAATATTTCGAGAACATCTTGCTCCCAATCTTGGACTTAGTGTTCCGCCGGGTGTAAATATTTAGCATCTCGTTTCCAAAACAACGGAACGTTTGGAGTCACGGGCCAAGAATCGCCGGccagcacgtttttttttttttttaatggcgacGACAAGTGCACCGTCTGAGTGGGCGTGTCCAAGTGGCTTTAAAGGGGCCGAATTTTACTGCGGCACACAAGAATGTTTGTCTAAAGTGCATTAAAAGGCTTTACGGCACACGAGATGAGAGAATAAAGACGAGAGGCAGCGGAGCCGTCGTGACACGCCGGATGATCAATCACAGCAAACAACAAAGCATCACATCTGCCCGGCCCGCCGACAGTATTTTTGAGCCGGCGGGCCGACAATGAGAGCGAGGGGGCTTTTCCCGACACCGCAAACGTCCTGATACTCAAAGCTCGGCTTGTTTTTCCCAAGACAAATCTGTTCCACATTCTCTCATCGGATTGGTCGTGACTCTTCAGTGACCGCCGGGCATCAAGAAGATTTATAGTTATATTTCCCCCTCCAATGTGGGAGTCGCCCGGCCGGCTTCCTGGTTGAGAGGAGCTCCATGCCCCCACCCTCGGGAAAACCTCGGGACAGATCTCAAATATGATTGTTTTATGTCTACcaaggtatatattttttttttatgtaagcgCATCAAGCATTTATCAAAACTGCCAAATTGGAACGTTACTGAGGATTTAATACTGATGAGTCGCAAAATAAGAGATGGCATAGTATTGCGGGACGACGACgctcctaaaaaaaataattgctggGAGATAACGCAAGATGGCGGCGATGCAcagcttttgtctaaatgaagctccttCAACTCACTTCAACAAAGTAGAACTCCGGTCAAAACCAAAGCTCCTTGACACGCTACAACATTGTACGGCGCGAGATGGTCAAAACGAAGCATCTCAACTCAAGTTCTTGCAATTTCGTTTTTCGGCCCCCGCTTTGTCATCCCGCTTTTGTTTCTGTCTCTCCGGTCAGGGGACTTTTCACCTGAGTCAGGAATAAAGCGTGGCGGAAGTGGAGGCGGCAGCGGACGAGCGACCTGAGGCAGCTTGTCCACTTACGCCTCCGGATCAAGCGCCCTGCCTGCTCCCTGTCATCACAAAAGCGGCGATGACCTCATCTGTTTGGTGTACAGATGAAGATCTTGCAACTGGATGGAAACTGTGACGCTGGCTGGTGGGCGGGCGGGGTGACAGACAAGAATGTCGTGTGGTGATCTGAGCATCATTTACAATAAAAAGGGTCCTTGCATTGAAATTTTGCCAAAATAAGCATAACTGGCGCAGTGATGATGAAGCATGGATTCCTTGCTTGTCATTTCCGATTTCAAAATGTAATCTAATTGAACCTAAACATAGTTTTatgattaatattgcatttgtggaatatgattAAAGCAGCAAAATCACCCCCATTtatatccatctcagggggcggccattttgccacttgctgtcaattAAAAACGACATCACACATGCTCAGGGCTCAGCTAACGAccaatcattttatatttgAGTTGACCTTatcgttccaatacttttgaacATTTCAATCACCAAAATGCCCTGGAGCACATTCACTCGGAAGAGGCTTCGAGCGGTAGCTGCTCGTTTTAACAGTAACGTCGTCACGCAATTCTCCGAAACCGGCTCATGTTTTTTCAAGGCGGTgatggggctttttttttttacgacagcCTCGGAAACAAAGAGGCTGTGTTTGTCGCTGTCGGGGGAAGGCCCTGAAGGcttgcacaagcaggtgaggcTTTGAGGTAAAAACCTGCATCCAAAACATGTGCTGCTATGTGGAAAGTGCGGGAATCTGCTTTGCTCAGAGGTGATTTCCCCTTAAGGTTCTTCCTCGACCTTCTGGCGCCATTTAAGAGATGTGATTGACAACCGCGCTTCATTTTGAATTTCACTTCCCGTGAGTTTGTGGTTGAATTGAGACATTAATTTCTTGCTGGTGTgcctttgggtttttttctcatATCAAATACGTGTGGATGCTACTGACCTGATATATTCTGAAGGGGATGTATCGGAACCCTCCCTCTTCAGTGGGATACTCCATCAGTTTCCTGTTCATGGCCCAGAATTGCTCAAACTTATCTGCAAATAAACACAAGCACACCTGTCAAGTGAAGTGGGCGTGTTGGAGCAGGTCAGAAGGCAGAAGAAGAAGGTGAACGTTATCTGAGCGAGGACGACGTGACTGTTAATAAGTTCATGTTCATTTTATCCGCCCAACAGCTGCTCTTGAACACGCGCGTGTATGTTCCTCACCGTTCTGCAGGCCCATCCACAGTTGCTTGTGGTCCTTCTTCTGCATGTCGTTGACAACTTGGCTCTTGTGTTTGAGCGCATCGGCTTCCTTAATGCTGGACATGAAGTGGGCCTCCACCACCGAGCTGCACAAGCAGTGGAGAAGGTCCTGGTTCGGAAAGTTCTGATAGCGCGAAGAAATTCGGGTTAGCCACATGTCATATTTATGACCTCAATGAGTGGCTTGAGAAATGTAAAAGGAGAGTTAAGGAGAGACGTTACTTTAAAGTGCACGGTGATGCTCCACGGCAAGACAGAGTTGGAAGCGTGGAGGTCAAACAGAACGCCGATTGGATAGTGCCTGAAATTGGAAAATCAATTTCTGTTTGAACAAGTCAATACTGTGATTTGGATTTACTGGCTGTGATTGATTCGAATTGTTGCGTGGGGCCACACTGACACCTTGTGGATGAATTTGGAATTGCGCTCAGAGTGAGGGCTCAGGTGTCACAATGATTGCATATAAGATGCGTACCTCTCTGGGAAGGAAATCTAAATGAACTCAACAAATAATCCAGAAGTCTTTAAAATGTAAATGGCCAGTGAGCTGGAATATTTGATTATTTCGACCATGCTACCAAGCAGCATAATCGCGACAAGCCTCACCATTTGAGCGGCGTCCCTTCATATTCAAACCACATCTCTCCAGCTTCCTCGGCCTTCATGACTTTCAGGAAATGCTTCTTCACTTTGTCCGTGACCAGCGTCAGGTAGCTCACCCTGGGCAACAACAGCTGTGGGAAAAACAAGTCTTTGACTTCTTCTGACATATTGACAAGCGGTTGATGAGTGACGAGTGTTTGACATACATAGTAAGGCTCCGCCTCTCTCTCAGTCACCTCGTCCTGGTTGAGAGTGAAGCAGGCTGGGATCCGGCCGAACCAGACGTCTCTTAGCACGTCTTTGTCATCTGccatgttgctgctgctgcccctCCCAGAGGCTCATATAGACTGGACGCCTCTCAAGTCAGAGCCGAAAGTCCAGAAGCGCACAGCTTCCTGTCGTACCAGAAAAACATATTTGACATTATTTGGGCAGTTTCACGTCACCAATCCTAAATGGAACCGTCCATCCTCCACTGGTGTTGTTCTCATTAAATATACACCAATATACATAAGACATGCATTGAAACGGCGTCTTCGACTGTATTATTTCATGAAGTGAGCCACAAAAAGGAGGGAGAAACTAGTGGTAGCACATAAGCTAGCTAGCATAGCTAGTGTAAAAGCTACGCGGAAGTGTTTTCAAAAACCCGTTACGCGGCACTGACTTGGCTTTTCAGAGTTTGTCACGACAAACGGGTATGTCACGCGTGTGTAGGAGTGGATAAAAGCCTACTTTTGTCGGCGTTTTGCGGTCAAATAGCAGGGAAGAAAGGAAAAGTGTTCCAGCGATGTTGTCATTCCCGGGTGACTGACAGCCGAAGAAGAACGCTTTGACAACAGCGACCACCGGAGACGGCTGACAATTTGACGAAAGTAATTTAGTttgataataaatatttttttattctattaagCAGAAGCGCCACTTTTATTGTACATTAAAAacgtttaaaatatttgaaaacctGTTTAAAGTATTTTACTGCGGTGTGACGTCATCAATATGCGTCTGCGCATGAAATAGACGTAGGCGATTGAGGGCTGTTTGGGTCCTCCCGTTTTGTTGGCAAAAGAAGCTTagaaaatggacaaaaaagcgGCGGTTGATAATGTAGAAGTGCGCCTACAGGCACTGGAGACTCGTATATATGGAGACAGAAGGAATAAAAGTTCGAAACCATTAAAGGTTGGTTTTCAGGTTTATATTTATTGATAGGTGTGGCCAAGCTACGAAGCTAACTAGCTGCGAGTCTAGCAAAGCTAACGATCGCCGATCATTTTTCCCACTGTCCAATATTTACACGAATCAGTGTGCAGTAATTCAGTAATGTGATATTTTTGTGTGTCGTGTCGTTTCCTTAACGTCATGTTAGCGATATATTTTTAACGTCGGTGCCAAACTAGTTAGATTTAACTGGTCACAATAGATTGGGGGAGTTTAATAGTTTTCAGCCATCGACGTGTATTTGAATTAGTGTTAAATGGTCAGATGTCGGGGTGAAAGTTGATCTTTTTTCGATGCAATTTGTTAAACTAAGGCAAAGTTGACACATCTGTAGCTTAAGGCAATCTTGGTGTGCTGTCATATGAGCCAACATTTAAAGCCCTGCTACAGTGGCTGCTTTTTGTGTGCTTGCTTGCTCGTAACTAATGCATTTACAAACGGAGAGCTCAATGTCATTAATAATGGTCTTCTGTTTTGCAGTGTGCTGAGTCCCTCGCAAGAATTCAAGCTGGCCTGACCAACACGGCCAACAAGAGGGAGCGAGTCAAGATCCTGCACAAGAAGAGTGAGTCACACAGCTTTTATTAAAATCAGATTAGCTTCAGCTTCTAATGACTTTTTATACTTGTGCAGTTGAGGACCTGATGAAGTACCTGGACCCTCAGTTCACCGACCACATCGCTGTGCCTGACACCATGAAGCTGGAGTTTATTCTCGCCGGTGAGAAATACAAACGCTGAATTATCTTGACATGGATATTGTAACTTACTATCATGTGGCCCACAGAGGAGGACTTCCTGATTTCCCAGGCTGCTTTGCTGGAGCAGGCCAGCAATTTGCAGCCGCTGCTGGAGAGCACCTACATCCGAGGTAACCCCGTTTTGTCGCCGTGTTATTTGTCAGAATGTAAATAGTAACGGCGTACGTCTTCCAGATGTTCCCGAGCACTCGACCAAGCTCCAGCGTCTCTCCCAGATTCATATCAAACAGCAGGTAGAAGAAAGATGCACACCACATTCTGTCGTTTGGGTTTTTGCCTTCGGAGAGCTCACTGTCGGCTCTATTACAGGACCAGGCGGATGTTCAGTCGCTGGAAGTAAAGAGGCTTTTTGAGGAATACAACAAAATGGTACTTCTACAAATACCATAAAGCATAACTGAGGGACTAAAAAAAAGACAGtcatttctgtaaaaaaaaaaaaaaaaaaatccaacagtgTCTTTGTATTGTCAGATGTTCCTGCTGTCCAAGCAGTTCACCCAGTGGGACGAGAACCTGAGGAAGCTGGAGGAGGCCAAGGGCATCCGGCCCGTGGAGTAACTCCCATTTGTGATGATTTGTGTAGCTTTATGAGgtggaaaaaatacaaagcGATTTTGGAAGTGTTGAGTTGCTAGCCTGAAGAAAACGAAACAACAGAAGGCACACGACTCTTCTTCAGCTGTCTGGAAGATTTGACTCCGAGTCACCctgctcttatttatttgtaCACATTCTACTCTTACAGTCGTTTGTTAGATTTACTCGCATTCCAGCTCATCTCCTGCAAGTTGAGTCATAAGACATTGAGCACCTGACCCGCATCGTTTTTTTCCTGTCCGTTTGTCTCCTGACATGGACAATGCCTCTGTTTGTGTCAAGATGTCACAACGTGACTTCGGTTAAGCAAATAAAAAAGGTTTTATTGGACTACTGTTTTCCTGTGCGAAGTATGACTTCTCTATTTTACTGTAATACAGTATCCCCAGTCTGTGGAGGATGTTCAttcaattttttaattttgttgggggggaaaaaaagccaattAGAGACATGGCAAAATATTATAGTAATGTTGAATGGCACTTTTCTGGCTCccaaaaatacaaagaaaaaaatggtggaATCGCTCTTCACCTCCACTACATTTACTTGATTAgacaaaaaagaaggaaaaaatattaattgagttattttctatttttacgtGGAGTTTGGCGATGCGCGCGCCAGTCCGGAAACAGCCCCACATTGTTGCCTGTGACGTCACCAGCAAGCGAACGAGCGCCAGCCAAACGAGAAGGGAACTTCACACGAGGGTTCATCTTGGCGAAGGCGCCGGACTTCCGATCGTGCAGCTATGGACCGGACTGCCGTCGTCAAAGTGGGCGCCGCGGCTAGCGCGAGCGTGTGCGCCCTGTTCGGCGGCGTTGTTCTGGCCCAATACATCGTCGCCAAGAAGAAGCGAGCGGGCAAAAAGACAAGAATTATCGAAATGGTGAGTTTGGAAGCTACCTTACAGCTACACGGGGCAGCGTCAAGCTAGCAGGGGGCATGCGCAGGAAGTGGACACTACTCGATTTCAAATTAAAACTGATATTTTTACGTCTATTCTAGAAAGACGACACCGTTTATCATATGAAATTCTAATGTTTATTTATGTAATGAAATCAGTCGCAGCCTTTATCAGTACATTCCGCATTATTTTAGACATATTGGACCGCgcacatttattttgaaggagGCCAGAGGCTGTTTCGTTTCCTTAACAAAGGTGACTTTATTGTGGTTTCACGCACGCGCGGATGACCCCCCAATATCAGCAACAGCAGCTGTTTTAGAGGTCACTAGCAGCTAGCTTTTTACTCTACACAAGTACATAAGATGCTTTTGAGGTGACAGTGAGACCCCGGTTGTGTTTTTTGCCCATCGGTACTTACTGCTTCAATTCAAGAGTTCAAGagagttcaagagtttttttattcgccatgtttgagcgtgccaaacaaggaatttgacttcggtagaaacacaccctctgttcaacatttaggtgactaacaacattcaggacatgtgaataatgcaaaaacagtgtagacaaattcaagaaggtgtgaggagcaggatgttattgcacagtaatgtctctgagactctatgagtggtgtgagttcatcagagcaacagcctgggggaagaagctgtctctgtgtctgctggttttggcgtaccgagctctataacgccgtccggaggggagtagttcaaacagactgcaacccgggtgagaagggtctgtagagatgttccttgcccgattcctggtcctggacaggtacaagtcttggatagatgggaggttgattccaatgatcttttctgcagttctgattgtccgttgtagtctgtgcttgcaATTGTCGGACATGCATGTCATGCTGCTAGCAGTAAACCACCAAGCAGGAATCAATGGAGGTGGCTACAACACTTGCACAGTCCATCACAGCTGAGCTATTAAAAGTTATTTAGTTTTAACTTAATATATGTGTAATCATTTATACCTGCAGCAGGAGGCCCCGCCGCCCTCCTTCATATACAGTATATGACTCATGAAGGAGGTATTCAGCCCTGCCCTGACACTTAGAATTTGACATTCCAGTCATCTGTGACTCACCGGTGTCTGGTCGCCCTCGGCAGTCGCGTgctcggggggaaaaaagagactCATGCAAGACCAACAACACAAAGGAGGACACAAATTGTGAAACTGGTCATGTGAGCTGCAGCATGCTTGGGTTGCAcgatgacaaaacaaaatactTTACTTTAGTGAATgtcaaaaatctttttttttttgtcctaacGACAGCTCCAAAATATTATAAGGAAAAGTGGAgtaatatgaaaaaaaagttaagataggaagaaaagaaaaaagttcatAGATACCGTTGGTAACCACCAGAGGGTGCTGTTGTCACAAATCTGTATGCAACCGTCAGAATGGTTCTGAAATGGAATATTAAGAGTTCTGAACTTAACCTTGTCCTCCCTCACCCCTATCAGTAGCACCAGATGCCGGTCACCGTGGCAACCGGAGCGGCTTCCCCACAATCCAATCTTTAAGACCTTCATATTATAGATAAATATATATCAGTTTGCATGCACTTTCAGTTTTTTACCCCCTAATTCTCAAATGGCCAGAAACTTGGCGCAATAAAATTCACATTGAACTGAAAGCCACCTGTAACTTCCACACGCACATATACTCGAATTAAAAGTCTTGTTATTTCTCAAGATGTTTTTATTGACTATTTACCGCCGCATGTTTATTGTAAACAGATGCAGAAGCTCTGGCTGATGCAATACGGTCCATGTATGTTATCGTGGTGTAACCGGAGAACTTTGACCTACTTATTGGCTCAACCTATGTGAAACATTCCTCTTGCCTCACATTTGCATCCTTGTCACGCGAGGGAGATCGTTCTGCTGAACTCGACCcagacatgttgttgtttttttggttggATATAAGTAGCAGGAGTATTTATTTCTATGTCTGCACAATGTGTGCGTCTGTAATGAGACACACACGATGACGCTTAACCCGACCTTAAGCTTTTTGTCGCCGCTCGAGTAATGTGCGAGTGGGCTTCAAATGCGCGTGTTCGGCAGATGCGGTCATTGAGCGTAAAGTCAAAGGTAACATGACAACAAgggcagatttaaaaaaaaaaaacacactcctCCACATTTCTATTTATACAAACCGGTGTGGGTGTGTGAGTTTGTGTTGACATGGATCAAATGTTAAGTGCGTGCGTAAGGGCGGGATCTGGTTCGCTGCCCTCCCCGCCTACTCCGAGTATATAAAGGCTCTCTAGCCACACATTCTTTTCTTCGCTCTTGTTTTCCACAGACTACACAGCCTGgcggtaagtgtgtgtgtgtgtgtgtgtgtgccttctATAACCGCAGCTTAATCATCAACTTTTAATCTTGAGCTAACGTAACGCCGCACGGCTCCCTCAGAATGACAAGATGGAGTTTGATAGATTTGTTCTCAATTGATTTCAACACTTGAAATTGGTTTACGTTGTACGAAAATGATTGTCGAGGAGCCAATAGTATTTGACTATATTTGGATATACGTTTTTTCTACCCGACAACAAGGACTCGTTGTGAAACGTTACTTCATGGCAAGACGGAACATATCCCCCAACATACCTCTTCATCATGCTCCTGGTCTTGTCGCTAACGTCGTCTACGAAATCGAGGCGCGGTCAGGCAATCATGTCACTCCGGTGATGTCGTCTCCCGTCCCGCTTTTCAGATGCCTCAGTTCGAGAAGAAGACGGTGCACATGAGGGACCCCGAGAGGGTGGAGCAGATCATCTGCGGCCTCATCAAGGGAGGAGCCTCCAAACTTCAGGTGGGTCCGACTCTGACACCTGCTGGCGATGACATGCAAGTGCAGCGTTCGACATGTGACCCCAATTGGTCTTCACTTGGTCCTCCCCTGGCAGGTCATCACTGACTTCGACATGACGCTAAGCAAGTTCGCCATCAACGGCAAACGCTGCCCAACGTGCCACAGTGAGTCCACGTCGCGATCAAACCTGCCGTTCGAGCGTGTCGTCGTAACACGCGGCCGTTCCCGCTCCCAGACATCATCGACAACTGCGGCCTGGTGACGGAGGAATGTCGCCAGAAGCTCCTGCAGCTCAAGAACAAGTACTACCCCATCGAGATCGACCCCAACCTCACCATGGAGGAGAAATACCCCTTCATGGTGGAGTGGTGAGCTGCTTGGCTTCACGTCGCACGCAATTCCCGATACCATAACGTTGCATCTTTTCATCGATGTTCTGCCCGTGCCTGTTCAGGTATTTCAAGTCCCACACGCTTTTAGTGGAGCAGAGGTTAGAGAAGGACAAACTGGCCCAAGTGGTGCGAGACTCTGACGCCGCACTCAGGTACCGccccaaccccccacccccaaaaaatgaagggaattaaaaaaaaaaaaaatcatttcttttCTAGGGAAGGCTTCGAGCAGTTCTTCGACCGGCTGCACCAGCACAACGTTCCCGTCTTCATCTTCTCTGCCGGCCTGGGGGACGTCCTGGAGGAGATCATCCGCCAGGCGGGCGTCTACCACCCCAACGTCAAGGTGGTGTCCAACTTTATGGACTTTGACGACAACGTGAGTTCAGAAAAACGACACTTGCAATTGACGTCACTTCTTGTTTGCGCACAACAATGTATTTGATATTATTTAGTCCACGTGTCAAACTAGTTTTTATTTCTTGAGGTTAGCTGTAAAACTGGCACCtaaaaaaatgacacatttaaaaagcaaaacCACATCATTTAGTTTTACAAAAAAAGACCACTAGCTTTATGCTAGCATATAATGGGAAACGACATAGACGGGCTAATGGAATTTAGCATAGATGAACAACGCACAACAATGTATTTGATATTATTTAGTCCACGTGTCAAGCTAGTTTTTATTTCTTGAGGTTAGCTGTAAAACTGGCacctaaaaaaaatgacacatttaAAAAGCCAAACCGTATCATTTAGTTTTACAAAAAAAGACCACTAGCTTTATGCTAGCATATAATGGGAAACGACATAGACGGGCTAATGGAATTTAGCATAGATGAACAACGCACAACAATGTATTTGATATTATTTAGTCCACGTGTCAAGCTAGTTTTTATTTCTTGAGGTTAGCTGTAAAACTGGCACCTAAAAAAAGGACACATTTAAAAAGCCAAACCGTATCATTTAGTTTTACAAAAAAAGACCACTAGCTTTATGCTAGCATATAATGGGAAACGACATACACGGGCTAATGGGATTTAGCATAGATGAACGACTGCTAATTGGGAACGATATAAAAAGTGTATTTCAGAGTCTTGCACGTGGTTGTCGTTGCAGGGCGTGCTGCGAGGCTTCAAAGGCGAGCTGATCCACGTGTACAACAAGCACGACGGCGCCCTGCGCAACACCGACTACTTCAAGCAGCTGAAGGAAAACTGCAACATCATCCTGATGGGAGACTCGCTGGGCGACCTCAGCATGGCCGACGGCGTGCCCAACGTGGAGAACATCCTCAAAGTGGGCTTCCTCAACGACAAGGTACGAGCGCTATTCTGTACGATGTCTTCCTTTCCAAACGGGTAACCTCGGGTCCCTCGGCAGGTGGAGGAGCGTCTGGATAAATATTTGGACTCTTATGACATCGTCCTGGTGAAGGACGAGACC from Syngnathus typhle isolate RoL2023-S1 ecotype Sweden linkage group LG10, RoL_Styp_1.0, whole genome shotgun sequence includes these protein-coding regions:
- the atg5 gene encoding autophagy protein 5 isoform X1 — protein: MADDKDVLRDVWFGRIPACFTLNQDEVTEREAEPYYLLLPRVSYLTLVTDKVKKHFLKVMKAEEAGEMWFEYEGTPLKWHYPIGVLFDLHASNSVLPWSITVHFKNFPNQDLLHCLCSSVVEAHFMSSIKEADALKHKSQVVNDMQKKDHKQLWMGLQNDKFEQFWAMNRKLMEYPTEEGGFRYIPFRIYQTMSDRPFIQKLFRPVSPEGNVHTLGDLLKEMYPAAFTNDGEERRHQVVIHGIEPLMETPLQWLSEHLSHPDNFLHICIIPVPSD
- the atg5 gene encoding autophagy protein 5 isoform X2 → MADDKDVLRDVWFGRIPACFTLNQDEVTEREAEPYYLLLPRVSYLTLVTDKVKKHFLKVMKAEEAGEMWFEYEGTPLKWHYPIGVLFDLHASNSVLPWSITVHFKNFPNQDLLHCLCSSVVEAHFMSSIKEADALKHKSQVVNDMQKKDHKQLWMGLQNDKFEQFWAMNRKLMEYPTEEGGFRYIPFRIYQTMSDRPFIQKLFRPVSPEGNVHTLGDLLKEMYPAAFTNDDERKQQQSKHTEERK
- the dctn3 gene encoding dynactin subunit 3 yields the protein MDKKAAVDNVEVRLQALETRIYGDRRNKSSKPLKCAESLARIQAGLTNTANKRERVKILHKKIEDLMKYLDPQFTDHIAVPDTMKLEFILAEEDFLISQAALLEQASNLQPLLESTYIRDVPEHSTKLQRLSQIHIKQQDQADVQSLEVKRLFEEYNKMMFLLSKQFTQWDENLRKLEEAKGIRPVE
- the nt5c3a gene encoding cytosolic 5'-nucleotidase 3 isoform X1, which gives rise to MDRTAVVKVGAAASASVCALFGGVVLAQYIVAKKKRAGKKTRIIEMMPQFEKKTVHMRDPERVEQIICGLIKGGASKLQVITDFDMTLSKFAINGKRCPTCHNIIDNCGLVTEECRQKLLQLKNKYYPIEIDPNLTMEEKYPFMVEWYFKSHTLLVEQRLEKDKLAQVVRDSDAALREGFEQFFDRLHQHNVPVFIFSAGLGDVLEEIIRQAGVYHPNVKVVSNFMDFDDNGVLRGFKGELIHVYNKHDGALRNTDYFKQLKENCNIILMGDSLGDLSMADGVPNVENILKVGFLNDKVEERLDKYLDSYDIVLVKDETLEVPNAILQKVL
- the nt5c3a gene encoding cytosolic 5'-nucleotidase 3 isoform X2, with the translated sequence MPQFEKKTVHMRDPERVEQIICGLIKGGASKLQVITDFDMTLSKFAINGKRCPTCHNIIDNCGLVTEECRQKLLQLKNKYYPIEIDPNLTMEEKYPFMVEWYFKSHTLLVEQRLEKDKLAQVVRDSDAALREGFEQFFDRLHQHNVPVFIFSAGLGDVLEEIIRQAGVYHPNVKVVSNFMDFDDNGVLRGFKGELIHVYNKHDGALRNTDYFKQLKENCNIILMGDSLGDLSMADGVPNVENILKVGFLNDKVEERLDKYLDSYDIVLVKDETLEVPNAILQKVL